One Sporocytophaga myxococcoides DNA segment encodes these proteins:
- a CDS encoding glycosyltransferase family protein, with the protein MKILYAIQGTGNGHLSRARDIIPILQSRGDLDILVSGIQADVMLPYPVKYKYQGLSFIFGKSGGVDLINTYLKNNSKKFFSELREIPIEKYDIVINDFEPVSAWACHLKRRPCIALSHQSAVLSPKVPKPDHTDHLGSFILKKYAPATHHYGFHFEAFDENIFTPVIRKEVREIDPCNNGHYTVYLPAYNDERLIKVLSKVKDVKWEVFSKHSKKPWKEKNLNIKPINNEAFVKSIASSEGVLCGAGFETPAEALYLGKKLMVIPMKNQYEQHYNAAALMSMGIPVIKSLKKKHLETIVHWVGKQRGVKVEYPDITENIIDKVLENAISLK; encoded by the coding sequence ATGAAAATATTATATGCTATTCAGGGAACCGGAAATGGCCATTTAAGTCGTGCCCGCGATATTATCCCTATATTACAAAGCCGAGGTGATCTAGACATCCTGGTAAGTGGCATTCAAGCAGATGTAATGTTGCCCTATCCAGTTAAATATAAATATCAGGGTTTGAGTTTTATATTCGGAAAATCTGGGGGGGTAGATCTTATAAATACTTATTTAAAGAATAATAGTAAGAAGTTTTTTTCCGAGCTCCGGGAAATTCCTATTGAAAAATACGATATAGTAATTAATGATTTTGAACCTGTGAGTGCCTGGGCTTGTCATCTGAAAAGGAGACCATGCATAGCGCTTAGCCATCAATCTGCAGTCCTTTCTCCTAAGGTTCCTAAACCTGATCATACAGACCATCTGGGAAGTTTTATCCTTAAAAAATATGCCCCCGCCACTCATCATTATGGATTTCATTTTGAAGCTTTTGACGAGAATATTTTCACTCCGGTGATCAGAAAGGAAGTAAGAGAAATTGATCCTTGCAATAACGGGCACTATACAGTATATCTTCCTGCTTATAATGACGAACGGTTGATTAAAGTGCTTTCGAAGGTGAAAGATGTAAAATGGGAAGTGTTTTCTAAACATTCCAAAAAGCCATGGAAAGAAAAAAATCTGAACATCAAACCTATCAATAATGAAGCATTTGTCAAAAGTATTGCTTCGTCTGAAGGCGTTCTTTGTGGCGCTGGTTTTGAAACTCCTGCCGAGGCATTGTACCTGGGTAAGAAACTGATGGTAATTCCAATGAAAAATCAGTATGAACAGCACTATAATGCTGCGGCGCTTATGTCAATGGGAATTCCAGTTATTAAATCATTAAAGAAAAAACACCTGGAAACAATAGTTCATTGGGTTGGTAAACAGCGTGGAGTCAAAGTGGAATATCCTGATATTACAGAAAACATTATTGATAAGGTATTGGAGAATGCCATTAGTTTAAAATAG
- the pstC gene encoding phosphate ABC transporter permease subunit PstC, with protein sequence MKLRETIIEKLLLACSLLTIFTTVGIIGVLIFETIGFFKEVSLIEFLTDTEWTPLFSNQRFGILPLLSGTLLTTLIATIVAVPLGLTIAVYLSEYSHKTVRNLVKPMLEILAAVPTVVYGYFALVFVTPMFQKVIPTLAGFNALSPGIVMGIMILPLVSSLSEDALYAVPKSLREGSFALGATKFQTSWKVIVPSAFSGISVSIILAISRAIGETMIVAIAAGQQPRLTFDPTVPIETMTTYIVQVSLGDVPHDSVEYRTIFAVGMTLFVVTLILNNISFWLKKKFQKHHR encoded by the coding sequence ATGAAACTTAGAGAAACAATTATTGAAAAACTCTTGTTGGCCTGCAGTCTGCTAACAATATTCACGACTGTAGGCATTATAGGAGTTTTAATTTTTGAAACCATTGGGTTTTTCAAAGAAGTTAGTCTGATTGAGTTTTTAACAGACACAGAATGGACTCCTCTTTTCAGCAATCAGAGATTTGGAATTCTTCCACTGCTATCAGGAACGTTGCTTACCACACTAATTGCAACTATTGTAGCAGTTCCTCTGGGACTTACAATAGCTGTTTATCTTAGCGAATATTCACACAAAACAGTCAGAAATCTCGTAAAGCCAATGCTGGAGATTCTTGCTGCAGTACCCACTGTAGTTTATGGTTACTTCGCTCTGGTATTTGTTACTCCAATGTTTCAGAAGGTAATTCCCACACTTGCAGGCTTTAATGCTTTATCGCCCGGTATCGTAATGGGAATCATGATTTTACCTCTGGTATCATCTTTAAGTGAAGATGCACTTTATGCTGTGCCTAAATCTTTAAGAGAAGGCTCTTTTGCTCTCGGAGCTACTAAGTTTCAAACTTCCTGGAAGGTTATTGTTCCTTCCGCATTTTCAGGGATCTCGGTTTCTATCATATTGGCTATTTCCAGAGCAATTGGAGAAACAATGATTGTAGCCATTGCTGCTGGTCAGCAACCTCGTCTTACATTTGACCCTACTGTTCCTATCGAAACCATGACTACCTATATCGTACAGGTGAGTCTGGGAGATGTACCTCATGATAGTGTGGAGTATAGGACCATTTTTGCTGTCGGTATGACCTTATTTGTTGTTACACTTATATTAAATAATATAAGCTTTTGGCTTAAGAAAAAATTTCAGAAACATCACAGATAG
- the pstA gene encoding phosphate ABC transporter permease PstA yields MGKKGKGKIKKRLKYFSNTRVYEYQDQAFKYFGLFCTLIGVVVLMLLLGDVLYRGLSRLDWDFIMGLPSRRAARAGIYTAWVGTLWIMVLTAVIAFPVGISAGLYLEEYNKRSRLSNIIEINIANLAGVPSIIYGLLGLELFARALKLGESVLTGALTLSLLILPIIIVSTREALKAVPYSIREGSYALGASKWQTIWYQVLPAAVSGIFTGVILSLSRAIGETAPLIVIGALTFVPFVPESVMDSFTVLPIQIFNWVSRPQKEFSENAAAAIIILLSITFIMNGIAVYIRHKWQKKVKW; encoded by the coding sequence ATGGGCAAAAAGGGAAAAGGTAAGATTAAAAAAAGGCTTAAGTATTTTAGCAATACAAGAGTATATGAATACCAGGATCAGGCATTCAAATACTTTGGCCTTTTCTGCACACTCATTGGAGTTGTAGTATTAATGTTATTATTAGGTGATGTTTTATACAGAGGATTAAGTCGTCTGGATTGGGATTTTATTATGGGCCTTCCAAGTAGAAGAGCCGCCAGAGCAGGTATTTATACTGCATGGGTAGGCACGCTCTGGATTATGGTTCTTACTGCTGTTATAGCCTTTCCTGTTGGAATATCAGCAGGTTTGTACCTTGAAGAGTATAATAAAAGAAGCAGGCTTTCAAACATTATAGAAATTAATATAGCAAACCTGGCAGGTGTACCCTCTATTATCTATGGTCTGCTTGGTTTAGAGCTCTTTGCTCGTGCTTTGAAACTTGGGGAGAGCGTTCTTACTGGTGCATTGACCTTGTCTTTATTAATTTTGCCAATTATAATCGTATCTACCAGAGAGGCCTTAAAAGCTGTTCCATATTCCATCAGAGAGGGATCTTATGCTCTTGGGGCATCCAAATGGCAAACCATCTGGTATCAGGTACTGCCGGCAGCAGTATCAGGAATTTTCACAGGGGTAATTCTTTCTCTTTCCCGTGCAATTGGAGAAACAGCTCCTCTGATAGTAATCGGAGCTCTTACTTTTGTGCCTTTCGTTCCTGAAAGTGTTATGGATTCATTTACTGTACTGCCCATACAAATATTTAACTGGGTGAGCAGACCACAGAAAGAGTTTTCTGAGAATGCAGCAGCAGCCATTATCATTTTATTGAGTATAACATTTATTATGAATGGAATTGCCGTTTATATAAGACATAAATGGCAGAAAAAAGTAAAGTGGTAA
- a CDS encoding malectin domain-containing carbohydrate-binding protein translates to MDTNLLTKFLVLILVCFFGSYSSMAGIGGISLEENPFVSEKYMLLKVDQGETLDTSMTFCDEETVSIVGANLPAFAKLTYTGGGNASVSLTPLMETGVFENVYIIASDSYGGSDTIYITILVNKMLYRVNSGGPVVKDLPMEWAADMQEAPAPYLDANSANYTTGSNMWTGENPTGAPDLLFGDNRLSLLENKSLIMKFPVPQNGKYKVNLYFAQKVNGEVTGPDQQIFHVKVENLMALENFDIYAEAGMRAMKKTCVVEVDDKILNINFFRQKGNPQVNAIEIFQIEDDPVFVKESSFAGEMVAIPNPSSDKIQMRFKGYLNGIVTVTLYDERNRIIFRKNMALLCGKSIKLNLAELSLASGEYYVQVLTANKKYFARVMVLN, encoded by the coding sequence ATGGATACAAATCTTTTAACTAAATTTTTAGTATTGATACTTGTCTGTTTCTTTGGAAGTTATTCTTCCATGGCTGGTATCGGAGGTATATCCTTGGAAGAAAACCCATTTGTAAGTGAAAAGTACATGTTGCTGAAAGTTGATCAGGGAGAGACGCTGGATACATCAATGACGTTTTGCGATGAAGAAACTGTATCCATAGTCGGGGCAAATCTGCCTGCCTTTGCCAAACTTACCTATACTGGAGGAGGTAACGCATCTGTTTCTCTTACACCGTTGATGGAGACAGGAGTATTTGAGAATGTGTATATAATAGCTTCTGATAGTTATGGTGGCAGCGACACAATATATATTACGATTCTGGTAAATAAAATGCTTTACAGGGTTAATTCAGGAGGACCGGTTGTTAAAGATCTTCCAATGGAATGGGCTGCAGATATGCAGGAAGCTCCGGCCCCTTATCTTGATGCAAACAGTGCGAATTATACAACTGGAAGTAATATGTGGACCGGTGAAAATCCAACCGGTGCACCGGATTTACTTTTTGGAGACAATAGACTTAGCTTACTAGAAAATAAATCCTTGATCATGAAATTTCCAGTTCCTCAGAACGGAAAGTATAAAGTAAATCTTTATTTTGCTCAAAAGGTCAATGGAGAAGTAACGGGACCAGACCAGCAAATTTTTCATGTTAAAGTAGAAAATTTAATGGCGCTTGAAAATTTTGACATTTATGCGGAGGCAGGTATGAGGGCTATGAAAAAAACTTGTGTAGTCGAAGTAGATGATAAGATTTTAAATATAAATTTTTTTAGACAAAAAGGAAACCCTCAGGTAAATGCAATAGAAATCTTTCAGATTGAAGATGATCCTGTGTTTGTTAAAGAAAGCTCTTTTGCCGGAGAAATGGTTGCTATTCCAAATCCTAGTTCAGATAAAATTCAGATGAGATTTAAAGGATATTTAAATGGAATAGTTACAGTAACTTTATATGATGAGAGAAATCGGATCATCTTCAGGAAGAACATGGCTCTTTTGTGTGGAAAATCTATTAAGCTTAACCTCGCCGAATTAAGCCTTGCTTCAGGTGAATATTATGTGCAAGTGTTGACTGCAAATAAAAAATATTTCGCAAGGGTTATGGTATTGAATTAA
- a CDS encoding PstS family phosphate ABC transporter substrate-binding protein, producing MRKIIFSGAVIFSVIAASFWGCGPKKNSEEASEKLTGTVEIDGSSTVYPITEASAEEFRVENPKVKVTIGVSGTGGGFKKFVRSEIDIAEASRPIKKSEDSACKAAKIEYIELPIAYDGLAVVVNPQNNWVDYLTVEELKKIWEPEAQGKIVKWNQIRPNWPNEEIHLFGAGHESGTFDYFTEAIIGKTKASRGDYTASEDDNVLVQGISTDKFALGYFGLAYFTENKEKLKLIPIDDKNDENGKGPILASDETVMNGTYQPLSRPLFIYVNKNNAESNSSLDSFVHFYIDNAVELVPDAKYIPLSKEVYELVKKRFKEKKTGSVFLNKESTVGVKLEEVLK from the coding sequence ATGAGAAAAATCATTTTTAGCGGCGCCGTTATATTTTCGGTAATTGCTGCATCTTTTTGGGGATGTGGTCCTAAAAAAAATTCTGAAGAAGCTTCGGAAAAACTTACCGGTACGGTCGAGATCGATGGGTCTAGCACTGTTTATCCTATTACAGAAGCTTCAGCAGAGGAATTTAGGGTTGAAAATCCTAAAGTGAAAGTAACAATCGGAGTCTCAGGAACTGGCGGAGGATTTAAGAAGTTTGTACGTTCAGAAATTGATATAGCAGAAGCTTCAAGGCCGATTAAAAAATCTGAAGACAGCGCCTGTAAAGCAGCCAAGATTGAGTATATTGAATTACCAATCGCCTATGATGGGTTGGCAGTTGTTGTAAATCCTCAGAATAACTGGGTTGACTATCTCACCGTTGAAGAACTGAAGAAAATCTGGGAACCCGAAGCCCAGGGCAAAATAGTGAAATGGAATCAGATCAGACCAAACTGGCCAAATGAAGAAATTCATCTTTTTGGAGCTGGTCATGAGTCCGGAACATTTGATTATTTTACAGAGGCAATAATTGGAAAGACTAAAGCCAGCAGAGGCGATTATACTGCCAGTGAAGATGACAATGTTCTCGTACAGGGTATATCTACTGATAAATTTGCATTAGGATATTTCGGTCTCGCTTATTTTACAGAGAATAAAGAGAAACTAAAGCTTATTCCTATAGATGATAAGAATGACGAGAACGGAAAAGGGCCGATACTTGCATCTGATGAAACTGTAATGAATGGTACTTATCAACCTCTGTCTAGACCTTTGTTTATTTATGTAAATAAAAATAATGCAGAGTCAAATTCTTCTTTGGATAGCTTTGTACACTTTTACATAGACAATGCTGTAGAACTGGTGCCGGATGCAAAATATATTCCTTTGAGCAAAGAAGTCTACGAATTGGTAAAGAAGAGATTCAAAGAGAAAAAGACAGGTTCAGTATTCCTTAATAAGGAATCAACAGTTGGAGTAAAACTTGAAGAAGTTCTGAAATAA
- the pstB gene encoding phosphate ABC transporter ATP-binding protein PstB produces MKIEAKNVHVYYGSDHVLKGVTLSIKKNTVTALIGPSGCGKSTFLRCFNRMNDLIENARVEGEIMIEGVDIYHPKINVNELRKTVGMVFQKPNPFPKSIFENVAYGLRVNGVKDNALIEEKVESSLRGAALWDEVKDKLKKSALALSGGQQQRLCIARALAVEPSVLLMDEPASALDPISSIKIEELIYSLKANYTILIVTHNMQQASRTSDKTAFFYMGDLIEYDDTRTLFTNPKKERTQNYITGRFG; encoded by the coding sequence ATGAAAATTGAAGCCAAGAACGTCCACGTTTACTACGGTTCTGACCATGTATTGAAAGGGGTTACTCTTTCCATCAAGAAAAATACCGTAACAGCGTTGATCGGCCCTTCCGGATGCGGAAAGTCCACGTTCCTCAGATGTTTCAACAGGATGAACGACCTGATTGAGAATGCCCGCGTTGAAGGGGAGATTATGATAGAGGGAGTTGATATTTATCACCCCAAAATCAATGTGAATGAGTTGAGAAAGACCGTAGGTATGGTGTTTCAAAAGCCTAATCCGTTCCCAAAATCTATTTTCGAAAATGTTGCTTATGGCCTCAGGGTTAATGGGGTTAAGGATAACGCTCTCATTGAAGAAAAAGTAGAATCCTCTTTAAGAGGTGCAGCACTTTGGGATGAAGTAAAGGATAAACTCAAAAAATCTGCTTTGGCACTTTCAGGAGGACAGCAACAGAGACTGTGCATAGCAAGAGCCCTTGCTGTAGAGCCGTCTGTTTTATTGATGGATGAGCCTGCTTCTGCTCTTGATCCGATATCTTCAATAAAAATAGAGGAATTGATTTACAGCTTAAAAGCTAATTATACTATTCTTATAGTAACTCATAATATGCAGCAGGCTTCCAGAACCAGTGACAAGACTGCCTTCTTTTATATGGGAGACCTTATAGAATATGATGATACCAGAACTCTGTTTACAAACCCTAAGAAAGAAAGAACACAGAATTACATAACAGGACGTTTTGGTTAA
- the phoU gene encoding phosphate signaling complex protein PhoU — MNLLETELGELKSELIDMTYLVRGQLDKAISSFYSFDKDLAKEVIKNEKRVNGSELKIDAKGEHILALFNPVAIDLRFVVASLKMVSDLERIGDNAKGIAQYVTKCENSYDADLIEKIRFKEMTDTALEMLSILSESFETDNTKLARTLFSKDELMDEINLNANQIMTDYLKNQSDPEKVMQAIYFLTIIRKMERVGDYVTNIAEEIIFYVKAKVLRHKRKSLKISDSDSDNDSDSN, encoded by the coding sequence ATGAATCTATTAGAAACCGAACTCGGCGAATTAAAAAGCGAACTTATAGATATGACCTATCTTGTGAGAGGTCAGCTTGACAAGGCTATTTCATCTTTTTATAGTTTTGATAAAGATCTTGCCAAAGAAGTAATCAAAAACGAGAAGCGGGTAAATGGTAGTGAACTTAAAATAGATGCAAAAGGAGAACATATCCTTGCTCTGTTTAATCCTGTTGCAATTGATTTAAGATTTGTTGTGGCATCACTTAAAATGGTGTCAGATCTTGAGAGAATAGGTGATAACGCCAAGGGAATAGCTCAGTACGTTACCAAGTGTGAAAATTCTTATGATGCGGATCTTATAGAAAAGATAAGATTCAAAGAGATGACAGACACAGCACTTGAAATGCTTTCGATTCTTAGTGAATCTTTTGAAACAGATAATACCAAGCTGGCGAGAACTTTATTCTCCAAAGATGAGCTAATGGATGAAATAAATCTTAATGCAAATCAGATCATGACTGATTATCTTAAAAATCAGAGTGATCCTGAGAAGGTTATGCAAGCAATTTATTTTCTTACCATTATCAGAAAGATGGAAAGAGTAGGAGATTATGTGACAAATATTGCTGAGGAAATTATATTCTATGTAAAGGCTAAAGTGTTAAGACATAAGAGAAAATCTTTAAAAATTTCTGATTCAGATTCAGATAATGACTCTGACTCTAATTAA
- a CDS encoding porin, whose product MNKKLSALFFILLFTPFVLFSQNASDSSAYKQEKSVEVKETKKKWYETFSLRGYTQIRYNRLLETNGQLKCDQCDRSIGDGGGLFFRRARLTFYGDIHPRVYMYIQTDLATNSLINGSASSVNGMNFLQLRDLYADIFLNESKSLRARVGLSKVPFGFDNVQSSQNRIAFDRSDAINSGMYNERDMAVLFYFTPPKIKERYKYLVSSGLKGSGDYGVLGGGFFNGQTTNRLEYGNAQHVIAKASYPFKLSSGQYIEAGVSGFTGYFNTKEIKNVDVVSPTNIQEQRIDGYIVVYPQPIGFQVEYNWGMGPRFTNDNGVFSVKRRPLDGGYAQVMFLQKVRKMVFIPYLRAQYYNGGKKIEQDARSYVAKELEFGVEYQINSALEFTIAYMMSDRTFEDSKKPNNHQKGNLLRLQLQFNY is encoded by the coding sequence ATGAACAAGAAGTTAAGTGCCCTATTTTTTATTCTCTTATTTACACCATTTGTATTATTCAGTCAAAACGCGTCTGATTCATCCGCTTACAAACAAGAAAAGTCTGTTGAAGTAAAAGAAACCAAGAAAAAATGGTATGAGACATTTTCATTAAGAGGATATACCCAAATACGTTATAATAGGTTGCTCGAGACCAATGGCCAGCTAAAGTGTGATCAATGTGATAGGTCTATTGGTGATGGAGGAGGGTTGTTTTTCAGAAGAGCTCGTCTTACATTTTATGGTGATATTCATCCTAGAGTTTATATGTATATCCAGACGGACCTTGCTACCAATTCCTTAATTAACGGTTCCGCATCTTCTGTAAATGGAATGAATTTCCTTCAACTTAGAGACCTTTATGCTGATATATTTCTTAACGAGTCTAAATCTTTAAGAGCCAGAGTTGGTCTGAGTAAAGTTCCTTTTGGATTTGATAATGTGCAGTCAAGTCAAAACCGGATAGCTTTTGATCGTTCTGATGCGATTAATAGTGGTATGTACAACGAGCGGGATATGGCGGTATTATTTTACTTTACCCCTCCAAAGATAAAAGAAAGGTACAAGTATCTTGTTTCTTCTGGGCTAAAAGGATCTGGGGATTATGGAGTATTGGGGGGCGGATTCTTTAACGGTCAGACAACGAACAGGTTGGAGTATGGAAATGCCCAGCACGTTATAGCTAAAGCTTCTTATCCTTTCAAGCTTAGTTCCGGCCAATACATTGAAGCAGGAGTAAGTGGCTTTACAGGATATTTTAATACAAAAGAAATTAAAAATGTGGATGTCGTGTCACCTACCAATATTCAAGAACAGAGAATCGACGGATACATAGTCGTTTATCCTCAGCCAATAGGTTTTCAGGTGGAGTACAACTGGGGCATGGGACCTAGATTCACAAATGATAATGGTGTTTTTTCAGTAAAGAGAAGACCTCTTGACGGAGGATATGCTCAGGTAATGTTCCTGCAAAAGGTTAGAAAAATGGTTTTTATACCTTATCTAAGAGCCCAATATTATAACGGAGGAAAAAAAATTGAGCAGGATGCAAGAAGTTATGTTGCTAAAGAACTTGAATTCGGGGTTGAATATCAAATTAATTCAGCTTTGGAGTTTACTATAGCTTACATGATGTCAGACCGCACGTTCGAAGATTCAAAAAAGCCAAACAATCATCAAAAAGGAAATCTTTTGAGACTTCAATTACAGTTCAATTATTAG
- a CDS encoding GH1 family beta-glucosidase, whose translation MERRDFGEEFCWGVAVSAYQIEGAHDAEGKGHSIWDIFTNKKGNVLNEHTGNTACDFYNRYSEDISLLKLLNIPNFRFSLSWPRILPSGHFYVNRKGIDYYDRLIDCCLSQGIEPWVTLYHWDLPHELELMGGWTNRDILYWFGDYAELCAKHFGDRVKKWMVLNEPMVFTGAGYFLGIHAPGRRGMKNFVPAMHHAVLAMGEGGRRLRELVKDAEIGTTFSCSYIEPVSERDKDVQAAIRVDALLNRLYVEPILGLGYPKELRKPLLNVEKFIKADDENNMPFDFDFIGIQNYTREIVKYSWWTPYLQASIVGAKERKVPYTLMKWEVYPEAIYHMLKKFQAYPNIKRLMVTENGAAFNDVIFDGKVRDSQRLKFIQDNIRQVLRAKKEGVNVEGYFIWTLTDNFEWAEGFHPRFGIVHVDFDTQKRTIKESGLWYRDFLRSCN comes from the coding sequence TTGGAAAGAAGAGATTTTGGGGAAGAGTTTTGCTGGGGTGTTGCTGTTTCTGCATATCAGATTGAAGGTGCCCATGATGCAGAAGGCAAGGGCCACTCAATATGGGATATATTTACCAATAAAAAAGGTAATGTCCTTAATGAACATACGGGTAACACTGCTTGCGACTTTTACAATCGCTACAGCGAGGACATAAGTTTGCTGAAATTATTAAATATTCCCAACTTCAGATTTTCATTGTCGTGGCCCAGAATACTTCCCTCTGGTCATTTTTATGTGAACAGGAAAGGAATCGATTACTACGACAGACTAATTGATTGTTGCCTTTCTCAGGGAATTGAACCATGGGTAACTTTATACCATTGGGATCTTCCTCATGAACTGGAATTGATGGGTGGATGGACAAACAGAGACATCCTTTATTGGTTTGGTGACTATGCTGAATTATGTGCAAAGCATTTCGGGGATAGGGTAAAAAAATGGATGGTATTAAATGAACCAATGGTTTTCACTGGTGCAGGCTATTTCCTTGGTATTCATGCACCTGGTAGAAGAGGAATGAAAAATTTTGTTCCGGCAATGCATCATGCAGTTCTAGCTATGGGAGAAGGAGGCAGAAGGCTGAGGGAGTTAGTTAAAGATGCTGAGATTGGTACTACATTTTCATGTTCTTACATAGAGCCTGTATCAGAAAGGGACAAAGATGTACAAGCAGCCATTCGTGTAGATGCTTTGTTGAACCGCCTCTATGTAGAGCCAATACTTGGCCTGGGTTATCCAAAAGAACTTAGAAAACCTTTGCTCAATGTAGAAAAGTTCATTAAAGCTGATGATGAAAATAATATGCCTTTCGATTTTGATTTCATCGGGATACAGAACTATACAAGGGAAATTGTTAAATACTCTTGGTGGACTCCCTATTTACAGGCAAGTATTGTAGGGGCAAAGGAAAGAAAAGTACCCTATACATTGATGAAATGGGAGGTTTACCCGGAAGCGATTTACCACATGCTTAAGAAATTTCAGGCATATCCGAATATCAAGAGATTGATGGTGACTGAAAATGGAGCTGCTTTTAATGATGTTATTTTTGATGGGAAGGTTCGGGATTCTCAAAGGCTTAAATTCATTCAGGATAATATAAGACAAGTGCTGAGAGCAAAGAAAGAAGGGGTAAACGTCGAAGGTTATTTTATCTGGACACTTACAGATAATTTTGAATGGGCTGAAGGTTTTCATCCCAGATTTGGTATTGTTCATGTTGACTTTGATACTCAGAAACGAACTATTAAAGAATCAGGACTTTGGTACAGGGATTTTTTGAGAAGTTGTAATTGA
- a CDS encoding response regulator transcription factor: MNESKKYKILIVDDEPAIVEILDYNLRKEGYLTKSASNGKDAINCVKSFAPDMILLDIMMPTIDGIETCRQIRAMEGTENTHIIFLTARSEEYSEVAAFEVGGNDFITKPIKPRALLSRISAIFKRGLIEEKSGKIVSFKDITINKESYTVLKNNEKVALTKKEFELLFFLCSHPNKVFNRDDLLKKIWGDDIFVVSRTIDVHIRKIREKIGENYINTIKGIGYKFESSE; this comes from the coding sequence ATGAACGAAAGCAAAAAATACAAAATACTTATAGTAGACGATGAGCCCGCCATTGTCGAAATATTGGATTACAACCTCAGGAAAGAAGGCTATCTGACTAAATCTGCCAGCAATGGTAAGGATGCGATAAATTGTGTTAAATCCTTTGCTCCTGACATGATCTTATTAGATATAATGATGCCCACAATTGATGGAATTGAGACATGCAGACAAATCAGGGCTATGGAGGGTACAGAGAACACGCACATTATTTTCTTAACAGCCCGCTCGGAAGAATATTCTGAAGTTGCTGCTTTTGAAGTAGGTGGTAATGATTTTATTACAAAACCTATCAAGCCTAGAGCGCTATTAAGTAGGATTTCAGCAATTTTCAAAAGGGGATTAATAGAAGAAAAAAGTGGGAAAATTGTTTCATTTAAAGACATAACAATCAATAAAGAAAGTTATACAGTCCTGAAAAACAATGAGAAGGTTGCACTGACTAAAAAAGAGTTTGAGCTTCTTTTCTTTCTGTGTTCTCACCCCAATAAAGTTTTTAACAGAGATGATCTGCTTAAGAAAATCTGGGGAGATGACATTTTTGTAGTCTCCAGAACAATTGATGTCCATATCAGGAAGATAAGAGAGAAAATTGGCGAAAATTACATTAACACCATTAAGGGTATTGGCTACAAGTTTGAGAGCAGTGAATAG
- a CDS encoding UDP-2,3-diacylglucosamine diphosphatase produces MHYRTIVISDIHLGTSGSKAKEVTSFLKYNSCDELILNGDIIDGWQLKKFGAWKKHHTKFFKRILRAIEKYDTKVIYLRGNHDDFLDNIIPFRFGNISVQKDYIITSGDKRFYVVHGDVFDSVTTNLKWIAKLGDIGYTFLLWLNQRYNSYRMKRGLPYYSLSQAVKGKVKKAVSYISEFENEIICLAKIKKCDGIICGHIHQPAIKNINGTIYMNSGDWVESLSALVEDFEGNWNIIHYADYSLAEDIAEEEEEEGTDLFDMDIIHLKAEIEIRKKTISGYNLNI; encoded by the coding sequence ATGCATTACAGAACCATCGTAATTTCGGATATACACCTTGGAACTTCAGGGTCCAAGGCTAAAGAGGTTACCTCTTTTCTAAAATATAATTCCTGTGATGAACTCATTCTCAACGGTGATATTATTGATGGATGGCAACTGAAAAAGTTTGGAGCATGGAAAAAACATCATACCAAATTCTTTAAAAGGATACTTAGAGCTATCGAAAAGTATGACACAAAAGTCATATACCTCAGGGGAAATCATGACGACTTTCTGGATAACATTATCCCTTTCAGATTTGGTAATATCTCTGTTCAAAAAGATTACATCATCACTTCCGGTGATAAAAGATTTTATGTTGTTCATGGTGATGTTTTTGATTCAGTAACTACTAACCTTAAGTGGATTGCTAAGCTTGGCGATATTGGTTATACCTTTCTGTTATGGCTCAATCAGCGCTATAATAGCTATCGCATGAAAAGAGGCTTGCCATACTATTCCTTATCTCAGGCAGTTAAGGGGAAGGTAAAGAAAGCAGTCTCCTATATCTCTGAGTTTGAAAATGAAATCATTTGTCTTGCTAAAATTAAAAAATGTGATGGCATTATTTGCGGACATATTCATCAGCCGGCTATAAAAAATATTAATGGAACAATCTATATGAATTCAGGTGATTGGGTGGAAAGCCTCAGTGCATTAGTAGAAGATTTTGAAGGGAACTGGAATATCATTCACTATGCGGATTATAGCCTTGCTGAGGACATCGCTGAAGAAGAGGAAGAAGAAGGAACGGATTTATTTGATATGGACATTATCCATTTGAAAGCAGAAATTGAGATAAGAAAAAAAACAATAAGCGGTTATAATTTAAACATATGA